One window of Microtus pennsylvanicus isolate mMicPen1 chromosome X, mMicPen1.hap1, whole genome shotgun sequence genomic DNA carries:
- the Vamp7 gene encoding vesicle-associated membrane protein 7 isoform X3, translating to MNSEFSSVLAAQLKHHSENKGQDRMMETQAQVDELKGIMVRNIDLVAQRGERLELLIDKTENLVDSSVTFKTTSRNLARAMCMKNIKLTVIIIIVSIVFIYVIVSPLCGGFTWPTCVKK from the exons ATGAATAGTGAGTTCTCGAGTGTTTTGGCTGCACAGCTG AAACATCATTCCGAAAATAAAGGGCAAGACAGAATGATGGAGACTCAAGCTCAAGTGGATGAACTAAAAGGAATTATGGTCAGAAACATAG ATTTGGTTGCTCAACGTGGAGAAAGATTGGAATTACTGatagacaaaacagaaaaccttgTGGATTCA TCTGTAACTTTCAAAACTACCAGCAGAAACCTTGCTCGAGCCATGTGTATGAAGAATATCAAGCttactgtcatcatcatcatcgtatCGATT gtGTTCATCTATGTCATTGTGTCACCTCTCTGTGGTGGGTTTACATGGCCAACCtgtgtaaagaaataa